The following coding sequences lie in one Rutidosis leptorrhynchoides isolate AG116_Rl617_1_P2 chromosome 4, CSIRO_AGI_Rlap_v1, whole genome shotgun sequence genomic window:
- the LOC139842768 gene encoding uncharacterized protein, translating into MRLTQLLRWLGRCLVERRSWMDWNTWMYEIGRATAEFMDSVDEFITVAETDQLEKGNNAICCPCKKCKNARWYADSTDIKSHLIAHGFMRGYTYWSFHGESVAALNPSVSDNDTDNEEDSYNSDNNVNFDDMFDDLDMEDNVADKYHDRLQQLFVDAEKPLYTGCMNFTKLSAVIQLVNLKSNNGWSDTSFTSLLELLNKMLPEGNELSVSTYQAKKLMCPMGLEIQRIHACPNDCMLYRNEDKDLPLCKVCGTSRYKRGKPTDNADSDVSENGPPAKLLSYLPIIPRLKRLFANEKDAKLLRWHAEDRKNDGKMRHVADSLQWKNFDKDFEEFRDEIRNISFGLSSDGINPFGDLSSRHSTWPVLLCIYNLPPWLCMKRKYIMMSLLIQGPKQPGNDIDVYLQPLVDEMMELWSTGIHIYDAYKKEYFQLRAMLFCTINDFPAYGNLSGYSTKGKKACPICEKNTHSIWLTNCKKPAFMGHRRELAENHPYRKKSDLFDSTIEDRKLPPQLDGETTLSKVANINVELGKKGVGPPKGIWKKKSIFWKLPYWKHLRVRHCIDVMHIEKNVCESLIGLLLNIPGKTKDGIKVRRDMELMNIRPELQPKDIDGRSTKFLPPACYTMSKVEKTKFCQCLHGIKVPSGYSANIRKLVSMKDLKLLGMKSHDCHVLMIQMIPIAIRGILPNRIRHTITKLCLFFNMIHSKVIDPGVLDEYQIDIILTLCELEMYFPPSFFDVMVHLVSHIVGEIKVCDPVFLRYMYPFERYMGILKGYVRNLNRPEGSIVEGYASEEVIEFCTNYMDGFKSVEIPQSRHEGRLSGQGILGRKTGYSNVSDYQEAHFNVLQHTTSIDPFIQEHMSFLRQQYPKKSAKWLANQHKKTFSEWLKDKVRRTLPNIDKTVEALGFAPKHVFQYQGYDINGYTFYTKAQDKKSKTQNSGVTVIASSMEFTMVNREERSRIAKKSYYGVIQEIWELDYGDSYTIPLFKCKWVANDRGVQVDEDGFTTVNLSTNGYKEEPFILAKLVTQVFFIEDPKDPRWHVVQYGKWLIVGVENVVDEDEYDQFDELPPFSVGVQALNEVVAGNNTIYFREDHEEGDEVADI; encoded by the exons ATGAG GTTAACACAATTGCTTAGATGGTTAGGACGTTGCTTGGTAGAGAGGAGGTCGTGG ATGGATTGGAATACTTGGATGTACGAGATAGGTCGAGCTACCGCTGAGTTTATGGATAGTGTAGATGAATTTATTACAGTTGCCGAGACTGATCAACTAGAAAAAGGAAACAACGCAATTTGTTGTCCTTGTAAGAAATGCAAAAATGCACGGTGGTATGCTGATTCAACCGATATCAAAAGTCATCTAATTGCACACGGATTTATGAGAGGGTACACATATTGGTCTTTTCATGGTGAGTCAGTAGCTGCCCTTAACCCGTCTGTTTCGGATAACGATACCGATAATGAAGAAGATTCATACAATAGTGACAATAATGTTAATTTTGATGACATGTTTGACGATTTGGATATGGAGGATAATGTCGCTGATAAGTATCATGACAGATTACAACAACTATTTGTTGACGCTGAAAAACCTTTATATACCGGTTGTATGAATTTTACAAAACTTTCCGCCGTGATACAACTGGTTAACTTAAAATCAAACAATGGTTGGAGCGACACAAGTTTCACTAGCCTGTTAGAGTTGTTGAACAAAATGCTACCAGAAGGTAATGAGTTGTCGGTTTCAACATACCAAGCAAAGAAATTAATGTGCCCAATGGGATTGGAAATACAGAGAATACATGCTTGTCCAAATGATTGTATGTTATACAGGAATGAAGACAAAGACCTACCTCTATGTAAGGTATGTGGTACATCTAGGTATAAACGTGGAAAACCGACTGATAATGCTGATAGTGATGTGTCGGAAAATGGACCTCCTGCAAAATTATTGTCGTACTTGCCTATCATACCACGATTAAAGAGACTATTTGCGAATGAGAAAGATGCAAAATTATTGCGTTGGCATGCTGAAGATCGTAAAAATGATGGTAAAATGCGACATGTGGCCGATTCACTTCAATGGAAAAATTTTGATAAAGATTTTGAAGAATTTAGGGATGAGATACGTAATATAAGTTTCGGACTCAGTTCAGATGGAATTAATCCGTTCGGAGATTTGAGTAGCCGTCACAGCACGTGGCCTGTTCTTCTATGCATTTATAACCTACCGCCTTGGCTATGTATGAAAAGAAAATACATAATGATGTCTCTTTTGATTCAAGGCCCAAAGCAACCTGGAAACGACATTGATGTATATTTGCAACCATTAGTTGATGAAATGATGGAATTATGGAGTACCGGCATACACATTTATGATGCATACAAGAAAGAATACTTCCAACTACGGGCAATGCTTTTTTGCACCATTAATGATTTTCCTGCTTATGGTAACTTGTCTGGATATAGTACGAAGGGGAAAAAGGCATGTCCTATTTGTGAGAAAAATACTCACTCGATATGGCTCACAAATTGTAAGAAACCTGCATTTATGGGGCATCGGAGAGAGCTTGCCGAGAATCACCCGTACCGTAAAAAGTCGGATTTATTTGATAGTACTATAGAGGATAGAAAACTACCACCACAATTGGATGGagaaactacactctccaaagttgCTAATATAAATGTTGAGTTGGGAAAGAAAGGGGTTGGTCCTCCCAAAGGTATTTGGAAGAAAAAGTCTATTTTTTGGAAATTACCCTACTGGAAGCATTTACGAGTCCGACATTGTATTGATGTTATGCATATTGAGAAAAATGTTTGTGAAAGTTTGATAGGGTTACTGTTGAACATTCCTGGAAAAACAAAAGATGGAATTAAAGTTAGAAGGGACATGGAATTAATGAATATCAGACCAGAGCTACAACCTAAAGATATTGATGGAAGGTCCACCAAGTTTCTTCCTCCGGCCTGTTATACTATGTCGAAGGTCGAGAAAACTAAATTTTGTCAATGTTTACATGGTATTAAGGTTCCATCAGGATACTCTGCTAACATTAGGAAGTTGGTTTCGATGAAAGATTTGAAGTTACTTGGTATGAAGTCACATGATTGTCATGTACTAATGATCCAGATGATTCCTATCGCAATTCGTGGAATTCTACCCAACCGTATTCGACACACAATTACAAAACTATGCTTATTTTTCAACATGATTCATTCAAAGGTGATTGATCCTGGTGTGCTGGATGAATATCAAATAGATATCATACTTACTCTTTGCGAACTCGAGATGTACTTTCCACCTTCTTTCTTTGATGTCATGGTTCATTTGGTATCTCATATTGTAGGAGAAATAAAGGTATGTGATCCAGTTTTCTTACGGTATATGTATCCATTTGAAAGATATATGGGTATCTTGAAAGGTTATGTAAGGAACCTTAATCGACCAGAAGGCAGTATCGTTGAAGGATATGCATCCGAAGAGGTGATCGAATTCTGCACAAACTATATGGATGGGTTTAAAAGTGTCGAGATTCCACAAAGTCGTCATGAAGGAAGACTATCAGGTCAAGGGATACTTGGGCGCAAGACGGGATATTCAAATGTTTCCGATTATCAAGAGGCACATTTTAATGTCTTACAACACACTACATCTATTGATCCGTTCATACAAGAACACATGTCGTTCTTGAGACAACAATACCCTAAAAAGAGTGCAAAGTGGTTGGCAAATCAACATAAAAAAACTTTTTCAGAATGGTTGAAAGACAAAGTTAGGAGGACACTTCCAAATATTGATAAAACGGTCGAAGCTTTGGGATTCGCCCCTAAACATGTGTTCCAATATCAAGGATATGACATAAATGGGTATACCTTTTACACTAAAGCTCAAGATAAGAAGAGTAAAACCCAAAACAGTGGTGTCACGGTGATAGCCTCGTCGATGGAATTCACCATGGTCAATCGTGAAGAAAGATCAAGGATCGCCAAAAAATCGTATTATGGTGTCATTCAAGAAATATGGGAATTAGATTATGGTGATTCGTACACTATACCCTTGTTCAAGTGTAAGTGGGTTGCTAATGATCGCGGTGTTCAAGTTGATGAAGATGGTTTTACAACTGTTAATCTTTCCACCAATGGATATAAAGAAGAACCATTCATTCTAGCAAAACTAGTTACTCAAGTATTCTTTATCGAAGACCCAAAGGATCCTAGATGGCATGTGGTTCAGTATGGAAAATGGCTGATTGTTGGTGTCGAGAACGTTGTTGATGAGGATGAGTACGACCAATTTGACGAGTTACCGCCATTTTCAGTCGGTGTTCAAGCTTTGAATGAAGTTGTTGCTGGAAATAATACAATCTACTTTAGAGAAGACCATGAGGAAGGAGATGAGGTTGCAGAcatataa